A single Dermacentor variabilis isolate Ectoservices chromosome 9, ASM5094787v1, whole genome shotgun sequence DNA region contains:
- the LOC142558584 gene encoding uncharacterized protein LOC142558584: protein MGRQARDIFATFNLSAEDSKKFELVKKKFDDYFIKESNVVYESACFHKRHQMPGESIDQFMTALHILADKCDFGEFKQRLIRDQFIVGLRDEKLSESLQMDPKLSLATALARARLKETVQQQQELRNCNEVHEYTPCKPCEDVNVDAMGYRRKPRRSKETRPTSACSEGPCIFCGGNSHPRTACPARGQRCFNCGLKGHFGKACLKGTSPGYQRKDPYLALLAYRATPGILGPSPAEILMGRRL, encoded by the exons ATGGGTCGACAAGCAAGGGACATCTTCGCCACcttcaatctttctgcagaagatTCGAAGAAATTtgagctggtcaaaaagaagttcGACGATTACTTCATCAAGGAGAGCAACGTTGTCTACGAGAGCGCTTGCTTTCACAAGCGGCACCAGATGCCTGGCGAGTCAATTGACCAGTTTATGACTGCTCTACACATCTTGGCGGACAAATGCGACTTCGGAGAATTCAAGCAGCGCCTCATCAGGGACCAGTTCATCGTCGGCCTGCGGGATGAAAAACTTTCCGAGTCGCTCCAAATGGATCCCAAGCTGTCTCTCGCAACAGCTCTGGCGAGGGCCCGCCTAAAAGAGACcgttcagcagcagcaagaacTTCGAAACTGCAACGAAGTCCACGAATACACACCGTGCAAGCCATGTGAGGACGTCAATGTCGACGCAATGGGCTACCGCAGGAAACCGCGACGCAGCAAGGAAACCCGGCCGACATCAGCTTGTTCCGAGGGACCGTGCATCTTCTGCGGAGGTAACTCGCACCCAAGGACAGCCTGCCCAGCGAGAGGCCAGAGGTGCTTCAACtgcggcttaaagggacactttgGCAAGGCGTGCCTCAAAGGGACTTCTCCAGGCTACCAGCGAAAG GACCCGTACTTGGCTCTGCTTGCCTACAGGGCAACCCCAGGCATTCTTGGCCCTAGTCCGGCTGAAATCCTCATGGGCCGGCGTCTTTAG